The following are encoded in a window of Halorarum salinum genomic DNA:
- a CDS encoding DUF6789 family protein, with product MNKPTSAVLGGAAGVAVLSVALLLIEVETRSRIGLFDVVARFVGVPGNQALGFLLFVAAGTFAWPLLFVALEAYLPLGPDPAIRGVGFAIPLWVAFVVLGRGDLSGAILVVYGVLTLFAHVAYGFTLGAVYGRLSGETDARRPMPAYPEEDRDVETGAGSEDR from the coding sequence ATGAACAAGCCGACGAGCGCGGTGCTGGGCGGGGCCGCCGGCGTGGCCGTCCTCTCGGTCGCCCTCCTGCTGATCGAGGTCGAGACGCGATCCCGGATCGGGCTGTTCGACGTCGTCGCCCGGTTCGTCGGCGTTCCCGGGAACCAGGCGCTCGGCTTCCTGCTGTTCGTCGCCGCGGGGACGTTCGCGTGGCCGCTGCTGTTCGTCGCGCTGGAGGCGTACCTCCCGCTCGGACCCGACCCGGCCATCCGCGGCGTCGGCTTCGCGATCCCGCTGTGGGTCGCGTTCGTCGTCCTCGGGAGGGGAGACCTTTCGGGGGCCATCCTCGTCGTGTACGGCGTCCTGACGCTGTTCGCCCACGTCGCCTACGGCTTCACCCTGGGGGCCGTCTACGGGCGGCTCTCGGGGGAGACGGACGCCCGACGGCCGATGCCGGCCTACCCCGAGGAGGACCGCGACGTCGAGACGGGCGCCGGATCCGAGGACAGGTGA
- a CDS encoding cbb3-type cytochrome c oxidase subunit I: MSSPLPASVGESLAAAALAGTLLLGAGWLSYRIRSNASPGSRDPPGTRADGGTRTSRVSRLRAGLPYDPVRWLTTVNHRDIGTLYLLFAVVAALWGGTDALMIRTELLTPAADVWDERTYNALFTTHGLTMLFFFVTPAFTGVANYFLPLFVGADEMAFPRVNALAFWLLPPSLLLVRAGLVTEVFGKALAAVGPRVDVLYLLEPPTTGWTLYTPLSATLANPQIDLLLLGLHLSGIATVLGAVNILVTVLVDRAPDVTWANLDILTWTLLTTAGIILFAFPLLGSALVMLLLDRNFGTTFFAVEGGGPILWQHLFWFFGHPEVYILVLPAFGLVSLILPKFAGRKLFGFKFVVYSTLAIGVLSFGVWAHHMFATGIDPRLQASFMAVSLAIAVPSAVKTFNWMTTLWRGRIRLAAPMILSIGGVGLFIVGGVTGIFLASIPVDRVLHDTHYVVGHFHFIVMGVIAMMAFAASYYWFPLLTRRMYDRRMARVQAYTLIVGVFVTFFPLLLLGMDGHPRRWASYTQGMDTNPGWMLLHWIATGGAAIIGASVTLWLFNLVQSMRVGAPVTTGDPWNLKETGQFTREWAWFEERLEERRRRTTSGVEDD; the protein is encoded by the coding sequence ATGAGTTCGCCGCTTCCGGCGTCGGTCGGCGAGTCGCTCGCGGCCGCCGCCCTCGCCGGAACGCTCCTGCTCGGAGCAGGGTGGCTCTCGTATCGGATCCGTTCGAACGCGTCGCCGGGTTCCCGCGACCCGCCCGGAACGCGGGCCGACGGCGGGACGCGGACGTCCCGGGTCTCGCGCCTCCGGGCGGGCCTGCCGTACGACCCGGTGCGGTGGCTGACGACCGTGAACCACCGGGACATCGGCACGCTGTATCTCCTGTTCGCGGTGGTCGCGGCGCTGTGGGGCGGGACGGACGCGCTGATGATCCGGACCGAACTGCTCACGCCCGCCGCGGACGTCTGGGACGAGCGGACGTACAACGCGCTGTTCACCACCCACGGGCTGACGATGCTGTTCTTCTTCGTGACGCCGGCGTTCACCGGCGTGGCGAACTACTTCCTCCCGCTGTTCGTCGGCGCCGACGAGATGGCGTTCCCGCGGGTGAACGCGCTCGCCTTCTGGCTGCTGCCGCCGTCGCTGCTGCTCGTACGGGCCGGACTCGTGACGGAGGTGTTCGGGAAGGCGCTCGCGGCGGTCGGCCCGCGCGTGGACGTGCTGTATCTCCTCGAGCCGCCGACGACCGGGTGGACCCTCTACACGCCGCTGTCGGCCACCCTGGCGAACCCGCAGATCGACCTGCTGCTGCTGGGACTCCACCTCTCGGGCATCGCCACGGTGCTCGGCGCGGTGAACATCCTCGTCACGGTGCTCGTCGACCGGGCCCCCGACGTCACGTGGGCGAACCTCGACATCCTCACGTGGACGCTCCTCACCACGGCCGGCATCATCCTGTTCGCGTTCCCGCTGCTCGGGAGCGCCCTGGTCATGCTGCTGCTCGACCGGAACTTCGGCACGACGTTCTTCGCCGTCGAGGGCGGCGGACCCATCCTCTGGCAGCACCTGTTCTGGTTCTTCGGCCACCCCGAGGTGTACATCCTCGTGTTGCCGGCGTTCGGCCTGGTGAGCCTCATCCTCCCGAAGTTTGCCGGGCGGAAGCTGTTCGGGTTCAAGTTCGTCGTCTACTCGACGCTGGCGATCGGCGTGCTCTCGTTCGGCGTCTGGGCCCACCACATGTTCGCCACGGGCATCGACCCGCGCCTGCAGGCGTCGTTCATGGCCGTCTCGCTCGCCATCGCGGTCCCCTCCGCGGTGAAGACGTTCAACTGGATGACGACGCTGTGGCGCGGCCGGATCAGGCTGGCCGCGCCGATGATCCTCTCCATCGGCGGGGTGGGACTGTTCATCGTCGGGGGGGTGACGGGGATCTTCCTCGCGTCCATCCCGGTCGACCGCGTGCTCCACGACACCCACTACGTCGTCGGCCACTTCCACTTCATCGTCATGGGCGTCATCGCGATGATGGCGTTCGCGGCGTCGTACTACTGGTTCCCGCTCCTGACGCGCCGGATGTACGACCGGCGGATGGCGCGGGTGCAGGCGTACACGCTCATCGTCGGCGTGTTCGTGACGTTCTTCCCGTTGCTGTTGCTCGGCATGGACGGGCATCCCCGCCGGTGGGCCTCCTACACCCAGGGGATGGATACGAACCCGGGGTGGATGCTCCTCCACTGGATCGCGACCGGCGGGGCCGCCATCATCGGGGCGAGCGTGACGCTCTGGCTGTTCAACCTCGTGCAGTCGATGCGCGTCGGCGCGCCCGTGACGACGGGGGACCCCTGGAACCTGAAGGAGACCGGACAGTTCACCCGCGAGTGGGCGTGGTTCGAGGAGCGGCTGGAGGAACGACGGCGGCGGACGACCTCCGGCGTCGAGGACGACTAG